From a single Micromonospora pallida genomic region:
- a CDS encoding family 10 glycosylhydrolase produces the protein MMALRVPTLVRTALVTALLVGAGLLAQAPQPTSAPPTTVPVAVQAACPVDPATPKRQFRGMWVASVANVDWPSRTGLTVAQQQAEYRSWLDLAVTNRMNAVIVQIRPTADAFWPSTYEPWSHWLTGTQGQNPGYDPLGFMVAEAHARNLEFHAWFNPYRVANHADLSRLVSTHPARRNPSWVETYGGQLYYNPGIPAVRAFVQDAMMDAVSRYDIDGVHWDDYFYPYPVSGVSFPDQDTFAQYGAGFSNINDWRRNNVNLLVQEMGQKIHAAKSWVSFGISPFGIWRNASTDPLGSRTSGLQSYDSIYADTRRWVKQNWVDYIAPQIYWHIGHPAADYAELVRWWSGVTTGTNVQLVVGQATYRSGASGQDPAWQNAGELTSHFTLNRSYPQVVGDIHFSAKDVRANRIGAMARVVADHYSRPALLPVPLARGGAAPGAPTLSSATRGSGGVTLTWQRPTTGTTTGYAVYRLPGDGPVDACALADSRHLIATVRASGATGTYLDTTAAAGSTYRYLVTALHRLHHESAPSAARTVPGDGSGAFSVIVDNTTTGGFTASANWGTSTFLSTRYGSNYRFANPQSVSDVAWFSATIPATGSYRVEVWYPADPGYNSATPHLVATSTGNVTVTVDQRSGGGQWRTLGTYSLAAGTRQVVGVSRWTAGTGYVIADAVRITRL, from the coding sequence ATGATGGCTCTGCGTGTTCCGACCCTCGTCCGTACCGCGCTGGTGACAGCGCTGCTCGTCGGCGCGGGTCTGCTCGCGCAGGCACCCCAGCCGACGTCCGCGCCGCCCACCACCGTCCCGGTGGCCGTGCAGGCGGCCTGCCCGGTCGACCCGGCCACCCCGAAGCGGCAGTTCCGCGGCATGTGGGTCGCCAGCGTCGCCAACGTGGACTGGCCCAGCCGCACCGGGCTCACCGTCGCCCAGCAGCAGGCCGAGTACCGGTCCTGGCTCGACCTGGCGGTCACCAACCGGATGAACGCGGTGATCGTGCAGATCCGGCCCACCGCCGACGCCTTCTGGCCCTCGACGTACGAGCCGTGGTCGCACTGGCTCACCGGCACCCAGGGCCAGAACCCGGGCTACGACCCGCTCGGGTTCATGGTCGCCGAGGCGCACGCCCGCAACCTCGAGTTCCACGCCTGGTTCAACCCGTACCGGGTCGCCAACCACGCCGACCTCAGCCGGCTGGTGAGCACCCACCCGGCCCGGCGCAACCCGAGCTGGGTGGAGACCTACGGCGGTCAGCTCTACTACAATCCGGGCATCCCGGCGGTACGGGCCTTCGTGCAGGACGCCATGATGGACGCGGTCAGCCGCTACGACATCGACGGCGTGCACTGGGACGACTACTTCTACCCGTACCCGGTCAGCGGGGTGAGCTTCCCCGACCAGGACACCTTCGCCCAGTACGGCGCCGGGTTCAGCAACATCAACGACTGGCGGCGCAACAACGTCAACCTGCTGGTCCAGGAGATGGGCCAGAAGATCCACGCGGCGAAGTCCTGGGTCAGCTTCGGGATCAGCCCGTTCGGCATCTGGCGCAACGCCAGCACCGACCCACTCGGCTCCCGCACCAGCGGACTCCAGTCGTACGACTCGATCTACGCCGACACCCGCCGGTGGGTCAAGCAGAACTGGGTCGACTACATCGCCCCGCAGATCTACTGGCACATCGGGCACCCCGCCGCCGACTACGCCGAACTCGTCCGCTGGTGGTCCGGGGTGACCACCGGGACCAACGTGCAACTCGTCGTCGGGCAGGCCACCTACCGGTCCGGCGCGTCCGGCCAGGACCCGGCCTGGCAGAACGCCGGCGAACTGACCAGCCACTTCACCCTGAACCGTAGCTACCCGCAGGTGGTCGGGGACATCCACTTCAGCGCCAAGGACGTCCGCGCCAACCGGATCGGCGCGATGGCCCGGGTGGTCGCCGACCACTACAGCCGGCCGGCGCTGCTGCCCGTACCGCTGGCCCGGGGTGGGGCCGCGCCCGGCGCGCCGACCCTGAGCTCCGCGACGCGGGGGAGCGGTGGGGTCACCCTGACCTGGCAGCGTCCGACCACCGGCACCACCACCGGGTACGCGGTGTACCGCCTCCCCGGCGACGGCCCGGTCGACGCCTGCGCGCTGGCCGACAGCCGGCATCTGATCGCGACCGTCCGCGCCTCCGGTGCCACCGGCACCTACCTCGACACGACGGCGGCGGCCGGCAGCACCTACCGGTACCTGGTCACCGCGCTGCACCGGCTGCACCACGAGAGCGCGCCGAGCGCGGCCCGGACCGTGCCTGGCGACGGCTCCGGCGCGTTCAGCGTGATCGTGGACAACACCACCACGGGCGGCTTCACCGCCAGCGCCAACTGGGGCACCTCGACCTTCCTGAGCACCCGGTACGGCAGCAACTACCGGTTCGCCAACCCGCAGTCGGTGAGCGACGTGGCCTGGTTCAGCGCGACGATCCCGGCCACCGGCAGCTACCGGGTCGAGGTCTGGTACCCGGCCGATCCCGGCTACAACAGCGCCACCCCGCACCTGGTGGCCACCAGCACCGGGAACGTCACGGTCACCGTCGACCAGCGCTCCGGCGGCGGCCAGTGGCGGACGCTGGGCACCTACTCCCTGGCGGCCGGCACCCGGCAGGTGGTCGGGGTGAGCCGGTGGACCGCCGGCACCGGCTACGTCATCGCCGACGCCGTACGCATCACCCGCCTCTGA
- a CDS encoding App1 family protein produces MSTPPAGQLAVPALHRAARIEDAVHRLVERRLRRTGWQTNIIAYTGYGAPGWVRVMCRVLLGRADNRKKGRLEKVRGWRSFATLPAKKVTVTIEAGGVRHETTADRSGFVNTVIKADLPPGWGSVRLSMADAEPVEAPVRILDPQVRFGILSDIDDTVMVTALPRPLLAAWNTFVLDEHARAAVPGMAVLYERLVTAHPGAPVFYLSTGAWNVAPTLTRFLSRHLYPAGPLLLTDWGPTHDRWFRSGMEHKRATLARLASEFPDVQWLLVGDDGQHDPEIYREFAAGHPANVAGVAIRRLSPAQSVLAGSLPAPLAGQESSSGPVGQKWLSAPDGAGLWKLLREAGLV; encoded by the coding sequence GTGTCCACGCCTCCCGCCGGCCAGCTCGCCGTACCCGCCCTGCACCGCGCCGCCCGGATCGAAGACGCCGTGCACCGGTTGGTGGAACGCCGGCTGCGCCGCACCGGGTGGCAGACCAACATCATCGCGTACACCGGGTACGGCGCCCCGGGTTGGGTGCGGGTGATGTGCCGGGTGCTGCTCGGCCGGGCGGACAACCGCAAGAAGGGCCGGCTGGAGAAGGTGCGCGGCTGGCGCAGCTTCGCCACCCTGCCCGCGAAGAAGGTGACCGTCACCATCGAGGCCGGTGGCGTCCGGCACGAGACGACCGCCGACCGCAGCGGGTTCGTCAACACGGTCATCAAGGCCGACCTGCCCCCTGGGTGGGGATCGGTGCGGCTGAGTATGGCCGACGCCGAGCCGGTGGAGGCGCCGGTGCGCATCCTCGATCCGCAGGTCCGGTTCGGCATCCTCTCCGACATCGACGACACGGTGATGGTCACCGCGCTGCCCCGGCCGCTGCTCGCCGCGTGGAACACCTTCGTCCTCGACGAGCACGCCCGTGCCGCGGTGCCCGGCATGGCGGTGCTCTACGAACGTCTGGTGACCGCGCACCCCGGCGCGCCGGTCTTCTACCTCTCCACCGGCGCGTGGAACGTCGCGCCGACGCTGACCCGGTTCCTGTCCCGGCACCTCTACCCGGCCGGGCCGCTGCTGCTCACCGACTGGGGTCCCACCCACGACCGGTGGTTCCGCAGCGGCATGGAACACAAGCGGGCCACCCTGGCCCGACTGGCGAGCGAGTTCCCCGACGTGCAGTGGCTGCTGGTCGGCGACGACGGCCAGCACGACCCGGAGATCTACCGGGAGTTCGCCGCCGGACACCCCGCCAACGTGGCCGGCGTGGCGATCCGCCGGCTCTCGCCGGCCCAGTCGGTGCTCGCCGGTAGCCTCCCCGCGCCGCTGGCCGGGCAGGAGTCGTCGTCCGGGCCGGTGGGGCAGAAGTGGCTCAGCGCCCCGGACGGCGCGGGCTTGTGGAAGCTGCTCCGCGAGGCGGGCCTGGTCTGA
- the yaaA gene encoding peroxide stress protein YaaA: protein MLILLPPSERKADVRAGRRLDLTRLSLPELNPAREELLDALVALATAPDASAAPAVLPEPARNARLRQAATTAAAAVYTGVLYEALDLATLPAPALRAARRQVLVSSGLWGAVRLTDRIPPYRCPIGLTLPGPGALTAYWKRVLAPAMESAAGDGPVLDLRSAAYAAAWTPRGELAGRTVTVRVLHEREVDGVVTRSVVSHFNKATKGRLVRDLLTAGARPRGVDELVTALRDLKYTVLEEPVTPGRPRRVDVVVSQL from the coding sequence ATGCTCATCCTGCTGCCGCCCTCGGAGCGCAAGGCCGACGTCCGCGCCGGGCGGCGACTCGACCTGACCCGGCTCAGCCTGCCCGAGCTGAACCCGGCCCGGGAGGAGCTGCTGGACGCGCTGGTCGCCCTCGCCACCGCCCCGGACGCGAGCGCAGCCCCGGCGGTGCTGCCCGAGCCGGCCCGCAACGCGCGGCTGCGGCAGGCGGCCACCACTGCCGCGGCGGCCGTCTACACCGGGGTGCTCTACGAGGCGCTGGACCTGGCCACGCTCCCCGCCCCGGCACTGCGGGCGGCCCGCCGGCAGGTGCTGGTCAGCTCCGGGCTCTGGGGCGCGGTACGCCTCACCGACCGGATCCCGCCGTACCGCTGCCCGATCGGGCTGACCCTGCCCGGCCCGGGGGCGCTGACCGCGTACTGGAAGCGGGTGCTGGCACCGGCGATGGAGTCGGCGGCCGGCGACGGCCCGGTGCTCGACCTGCGCTCCGCCGCCTACGCCGCGGCCTGGACGCCCCGGGGCGAGCTGGCCGGGCGGACGGTGACCGTGCGGGTGCTGCACGAGCGGGAGGTCGACGGGGTGGTGACCCGCTCGGTGGTCAGCCACTTCAACAAGGCGACCAAGGGCCGGCTGGTCCGTGACCTGCTCACCGCCGGAGCCCGCCCGCGTGGCGTGGACGAGCTGGTCACGGCCCTGCGGGACCTGAAGTACACGGTGCTGGAGGAGCCGGTCACGCCCGGCCGGCCCCGGCGCGTCGACGTGGTGGTCAGCCAACTCTGA
- a CDS encoding TAXI family TRAP transporter solute-binding subunit: MNGVRSTSGRRRAACLVLLALLAGTALPAVVGCRDEPVDPVRIRIATGSPTAVYHAFGESLATILNRELPGVQASVVVTAASEENIRLVAAGSAELGFTQADVLSRTPGAHPGLVAVARVYDDLLHLVTTAESPVRTVADLRGRRVSVGAPGSGTGITASRLLDVAGLDGSMVRRERLGLDDSVAALRDGRVDAFFFSGGLPVRAIEQLASTTGIRLVDLGEWTEPLRRSHREVYASRDIPSSAYGAESVTTVANPNYLVVRANVPESLVREVTRLLMERREELATAHPAAGRMSARSAIATAPLPLHPGAAAWYRASKP; this comes from the coding sequence GTGAACGGCGTGCGCTCCACCTCCGGCCGGCGGCGGGCCGCCTGCCTCGTGCTGCTGGCGCTGCTGGCCGGAACGGCGCTGCCGGCGGTGGTCGGCTGCCGCGACGAACCGGTCGATCCGGTCCGCATCCGGATCGCCACGGGCAGCCCCACCGCCGTCTACCACGCCTTCGGCGAGTCGCTGGCGACCATCCTCAACCGGGAACTGCCCGGCGTCCAGGCCAGCGTGGTGGTGACCGCCGCGTCGGAGGAGAACATCCGGCTGGTCGCGGCGGGTTCGGCGGAACTCGGCTTCACCCAGGCCGACGTCCTCTCCCGTACCCCGGGCGCGCATCCCGGGTTGGTGGCGGTGGCCCGGGTCTACGACGACCTGCTGCACCTGGTCACCACCGCCGAATCGCCGGTGCGGACGGTGGCGGACCTGCGCGGCCGGCGGGTGTCGGTGGGGGCGCCGGGCTCGGGCACCGGGATCACCGCCAGCCGGCTGCTCGACGTGGCGGGACTGGACGGCAGCATGGTGCGGCGGGAACGGCTCGGGCTGGACGACTCGGTGGCCGCGCTGCGGGACGGACGGGTGGACGCGTTCTTCTTCTCCGGGGGCCTGCCGGTACGGGCGATCGAGCAGCTCGCCAGCACCACCGGTATCCGGCTGGTCGACCTGGGCGAGTGGACCGAGCCGCTGCGCCGCAGCCACCGGGAGGTGTACGCCTCCCGGGACATCCCCAGTTCGGCCTACGGTGCGGAGTCGGTGACCACGGTGGCGAATCCGAACTACCTGGTGGTGCGGGCGAACGTGCCGGAGTCGCTGGTGCGGGAGGTGACCCGGCTGCTGATGGAGCGTCGGGAGGAGCTGGCCACCGCGCATCCGGCCGCCGGCCGGATGAGTGCCCGTTCGGCCATCGCCACCGCCCCGTTGCCCCTGCACCCGGGCGCGGCGGCCTGGTACCGGGCGAGCAAACCCTGA
- a CDS encoding sensor histidine kinase has translation MRRRLVISYLLLMALVLLALETPLAVTLANRETDRVRADRLADATRFASLAGPALRGGGTGQLDVELGSYEGLYDIGAAVVDRELRTVAVSDGYRSSPATELALRIALAGQQFTGAEAVRPWVKGPIVVAVPINDGGEVLGAVVTTSPIDAVRHTITAWWLILAVIGLLAVLACVLTAFGLAGWVLRPVTELDAVTHEIAAGDRTARVQHRLGPPELRRLAAGFNHMADVVSDVMDRQRAFVAHASHQLRNPLTALRLRVEELGPSLTDADGRAEHRLALEETDRLAQVLDALLTLARAEREENRLVTVDAVVVAASRVTAWEPLARRREVTLRLSAAGGPQYARTVSTAIDQALDALIDNAVKFSGPGGVVTVTVTPAEDGVTLVVGDTGPGMTDSQLEQATERFWRAPDAQNVEGAGLGLTIVAVLVDASGGRLSMRRGEPRGLLAELWFPRADHPDPAPEPG, from the coding sequence GTGCGTCGTCGGCTGGTCATCAGCTACCTGCTGCTGATGGCGCTGGTGCTGCTGGCGCTGGAGACCCCGCTCGCGGTGACCCTGGCCAACCGGGAGACCGACCGGGTCCGCGCCGACCGGCTCGCCGACGCCACCCGGTTCGCCTCGCTCGCCGGGCCGGCCCTGCGTGGCGGCGGCACCGGCCAGCTCGACGTGGAACTCGGCAGCTACGAGGGCCTGTACGACATCGGCGCGGCCGTGGTCGACCGGGAACTGCGGACCGTCGCGGTCTCCGATGGCTACCGGTCGTCACCGGCCACCGAGCTGGCCCTGCGGATCGCGCTCGCCGGGCAGCAGTTCACCGGTGCCGAGGCGGTGCGGCCCTGGGTGAAGGGGCCGATCGTGGTGGCGGTGCCGATCAACGACGGCGGCGAGGTGCTGGGCGCGGTGGTCACCACCAGCCCGATCGACGCGGTACGGCACACCATCACCGCCTGGTGGCTGATCCTCGCGGTGATCGGACTGCTCGCCGTGCTGGCCTGCGTGCTGACCGCGTTCGGGCTGGCCGGCTGGGTGCTGCGCCCGGTCACCGAGCTGGACGCGGTCACCCACGAGATCGCCGCCGGGGACCGGACCGCCCGGGTGCAGCACCGGCTCGGCCCGCCGGAGCTGCGTCGACTCGCCGCCGGCTTCAACCACATGGCCGACGTGGTCTCCGACGTGATGGACCGGCAACGGGCCTTCGTCGCGCACGCCAGTCACCAGCTCCGCAACCCGCTCACCGCGCTGCGGCTACGGGTGGAGGAGCTGGGGCCGAGCCTGACCGACGCGGACGGGCGGGCCGAGCACCGGTTGGCCCTGGAGGAGACCGACCGGCTGGCGCAGGTGCTCGACGCGCTGCTCACCCTGGCCCGGGCCGAACGCGAGGAGAACCGCCTGGTCACCGTGGACGCGGTGGTGGTGGCCGCCTCCCGGGTGACCGCGTGGGAGCCGCTGGCCCGCCGCCGGGAGGTCACGCTGCGGCTGAGCGCGGCGGGTGGCCCACAGTACGCCCGCACCGTGTCCACCGCCATCGACCAGGCCCTGGACGCCCTGATCGACAACGCGGTGAAGTTCAGCGGTCCCGGCGGCGTGGTGACGGTGACCGTCACCCCGGCCGAGGACGGGGTGACCCTGGTGGTCGGCGACACCGGCCCGGGAATGACCGACAGTCAACTCGAACAGGCGACCGAACGGTTCTGGCGAGCCCCGGACGCACAGAACGTCGAGGGGGCCGGGCTCGGGTTGACCATCGTGGCCGTGCTGGTGGACGCCTCCGGCGGCCGGCTCAGCATGCGCCGGGGGGAGCCCCGTGGCCTGCTCGCCGAGCTGTGGTTCCCCCGGGCCGACCATCCGGACCCGGCCCCGGAGCCGGGCTGA
- a CDS encoding response regulator transcription factor — protein sequence MRVLLVEDDCRVAAALSSALTRRGYRVEHAATVAAALAAAPCDLVLLDLTLPDGDGTELCRELRRRSAQIGIIAVTARGEERDRVLGLRLGADDYVVKPFSMVELQARIEAVLRRAARAAPEPDRITAGGLRIDVAARTVTVDDRPVALTRKEFDILVSLARQPGTVVPRERILLDVWGTTWADRHTVEVHVGSLRSKLGDSRLVETVRGVGYRLRGE from the coding sequence GTGCGGGTCCTGCTGGTGGAGGACGACTGCCGGGTGGCGGCGGCGCTGTCGTCGGCGTTGACCCGACGGGGTTACCGGGTCGAGCACGCGGCGACGGTGGCGGCGGCGCTGGCCGCTGCCCCGTGCGACCTGGTCCTGCTCGACCTGACCCTGCCGGACGGGGACGGCACCGAACTCTGCCGGGAACTGCGGCGGCGCAGCGCGCAGATCGGCATCATCGCGGTTACCGCTCGGGGCGAGGAGCGGGACCGGGTGCTCGGGCTCCGGCTCGGCGCGGACGACTACGTGGTCAAGCCGTTCTCCATGGTGGAGTTGCAGGCGCGCATCGAGGCGGTGCTGCGCCGGGCGGCCCGCGCTGCCCCCGAGCCGGACCGGATCACCGCCGGCGGGCTCCGGATCGACGTGGCCGCGCGTACCGTCACCGTGGACGACCGGCCGGTCGCGCTTACCCGCAAGGAGTTCGACATCCTCGTCTCCCTGGCCCGGCAGCCCGGCACGGTGGTGCCCCGCGAACGGATCCTGCTCGACGTCTGGGGCACCACCTGGGCCGACCGGCACACCGTCGAGGTGCACGTCGGGTCGTTGCGGAGCAAGCTGGGCGACTCCCGGCTGGTGGAGACCGTCCGCGGGGTCGGTTACCGGCTCCGCGGCGAGTGA
- a CDS encoding acyltransferase, which translates to MSQGTDQVFVHPTADVEEGARIGDGTKVWHLAHVRSTAQIGGGCVIGRNVYVDSNVVIGDLCKVQNNVSVYQGVTLEDEVFVGPCAVFTNDFRPRAQNPDWQITPTLVRRGASIGANATLVCGIEVGSYAMIAAGSVVTRDVAPYQLVAGNPARPKGWVNEKGEVVSRDPENPPARG; encoded by the coding sequence ATGAGCCAAGGAACCGACCAGGTCTTCGTGCACCCGACGGCCGACGTCGAGGAGGGCGCGCGGATCGGCGACGGCACCAAGGTCTGGCACCTGGCACACGTCCGGTCCACCGCGCAGATCGGCGGCGGTTGCGTGATCGGCCGCAACGTCTACGTCGACAGCAACGTGGTGATCGGGGACCTCTGCAAGGTCCAGAACAACGTCTCGGTGTACCAGGGCGTCACCCTGGAGGACGAGGTCTTCGTCGGCCCGTGCGCCGTCTTCACCAACGACTTCCGACCCCGGGCGCAGAACCCGGACTGGCAGATCACCCCGACCCTGGTACGCCGGGGCGCGTCCATCGGCGCGAACGCCACCCTGGTCTGCGGGATCGAGGTCGGCTCGTACGCGATGATCGCCGCCGGTTCGGTGGTGACCCGGGACGTCGCCCCCTACCAGTTGGTGGCCGGCAACCCGGCCCGGCCGAAGGGCTGGGTCAACGAGAAGGGCGAGGTGGTCTCCCGCGACCCGGAGAACCCGCCCGCGCGCGGCTGA
- a CDS encoding glycosyltransferase translates to MTTTDRTVLYLALGRSRVAATAGQLARLVAAGHPVVAVLAGVPEWRSVDLPDGVTVHRVAADPRQAVQAARKLLQSAGGPLDGAGLVVAGDPEAVPAAWFAQRRRPDLPVRFAPAPDPDRRPAPADVAVVTAFYPAPGDPLAGAAVRESAIALGQRYGRVSVLHTDEWRAPRSSATPLVTVTLDRLARRVDPVTVTDEPEAEVTRVAVPMLVAAREYPVRAAGHLAAARAALPGGRIEAPVVYAFGGVLGGTVATALARPDARLVVVEHSPLLAHALAQPAVRDQYEQVLTRADEVLCVSQYLADALAGHFPEHLAKVRVVPTLVDVDALPTRSTPPTELRRWVHVGPLWEVRGQSVVLESFAELAAQDPTATLTLLDATATSVRQRDRIGVLKLRDRVTFRATSPAPDLATVLADYDLLVHANQGEGHGELLVTAAATGTPVLVAEHPASAEAADRLAGTPGALVEQGTDARELLAGRRRLTTRLVALDPVTARSGLRERHGAATVLPRLLGETAAEPAAVPDDGSEPAAGTARPGTSAKLPDRGERVVLVAINAPRFFPARDLALRAAAAGYGVDVITHDANLWREAARDPRLRIHPIDVAESRRPVLRAEQTLVYRAPGKLLATVRERTRRQEAIWPELGVLTAQRAHGKLAGLIHQKGFEKGYRLVRPRVMWRIVRQHVLPKLDLARTRRVVVAGTNGLTVGWQLARRHPEITVTTSLSGFEETGA, encoded by the coding sequence GTGACCACGACGGACCGTACGGTGCTCTACCTCGCGCTCGGTCGGTCGCGGGTGGCCGCCACCGCCGGGCAGCTCGCCCGGCTGGTGGCCGCCGGCCACCCGGTGGTGGCGGTGCTCGCCGGTGTGCCCGAGTGGCGGTCGGTGGACCTCCCCGACGGGGTGACCGTCCACCGGGTCGCCGCCGACCCCCGGCAGGCGGTGCAGGCAGCCCGCAAGCTGCTGCAATCCGCCGGGGGGCCACTGGACGGGGCTGGACTGGTCGTCGCCGGTGACCCGGAGGCGGTGCCGGCGGCCTGGTTCGCCCAGCGACGCCGACCGGACCTGCCGGTCCGGTTCGCCCCCGCGCCCGACCCGGACCGGCGGCCAGCCCCCGCCGACGTCGCGGTGGTCACCGCCTTCTACCCGGCCCCCGGCGACCCGCTCGCCGGGGCGGCCGTCCGCGAGTCGGCGATCGCCCTCGGCCAGCGGTACGGGCGGGTGTCGGTGCTGCACACCGACGAGTGGCGGGCGCCGCGCAGCTCGGCCACCCCGCTGGTCACGGTGACGCTGGACCGACTCGCCCGGCGGGTCGACCCGGTCACCGTCACCGACGAACCGGAGGCCGAGGTGACCCGGGTCGCGGTGCCGATGCTCGTCGCGGCCCGGGAGTACCCGGTGCGCGCCGCCGGGCACCTGGCGGCGGCGCGGGCCGCCCTGCCGGGCGGCCGGATCGAGGCCCCGGTGGTGTACGCCTTCGGCGGCGTCCTCGGCGGTACGGTGGCGACCGCCCTGGCCCGCCCGGACGCCCGCCTGGTCGTGGTCGAACACTCGCCGTTGCTCGCGCACGCGCTGGCCCAGCCAGCCGTCCGAGACCAGTACGAGCAGGTGCTGACCAGGGCCGACGAGGTGCTCTGCGTCAGCCAGTACCTGGCCGACGCGCTCGCCGGGCACTTCCCGGAGCACCTGGCGAAGGTCCGGGTGGTGCCGACCCTGGTCGACGTGGACGCCCTACCGACCCGGTCGACGCCCCCGACCGAACTACGCCGCTGGGTGCACGTCGGCCCGCTGTGGGAGGTGCGTGGCCAGTCCGTGGTGCTGGAGTCGTTCGCGGAACTGGCGGCTCAGGACCCGACGGCCACCCTGACCCTGCTGGACGCGACGGCCACCTCGGTCCGGCAACGCGACCGGATCGGCGTGTTGAAGCTCCGCGACCGGGTGACCTTCCGGGCCACCTCGCCGGCCCCCGACCTCGCCACCGTGCTCGCCGACTACGACCTGCTCGTCCACGCCAATCAGGGCGAGGGGCACGGCGAGTTGCTGGTCACCGCGGCGGCCACCGGCACGCCGGTCCTGGTCGCCGAGCACCCGGCCAGCGCCGAGGCGGCAGACCGGCTGGCCGGGACGCCGGGCGCCCTGGTCGAGCAGGGCACCGACGCCCGGGAACTGCTGGCGGGCCGCCGCCGCCTCACCACCCGACTGGTCGCGTTGGACCCGGTCACCGCCCGGTCGGGTCTGCGCGAGCGGCACGGTGCGGCCACCGTACTGCCCCGACTTCTCGGCGAGACCGCCGCCGAGCCGGCGGCGGTCCCCGACGACGGGTCGGAGCCGGCCGCCGGAACGGCGCGTCCGGGTACCTCCGCCAAGCTGCCCGACCGGGGCGAACGGGTGGTCCTCGTGGCGATCAACGCGCCCCGGTTCTTCCCGGCCCGGGACCTCGCGCTGCGGGCCGCGGCGGCGGGCTACGGGGTGGACGTGATCACCCACGACGCCAACCTCTGGCGGGAGGCGGCCCGCGATCCCCGGCTGCGCATCCACCCGATCGACGTGGCGGAGTCCCGGCGGCCGGTGCTCCGGGCCGAGCAGACGCTGGTCTACCGGGCCCCGGGGAAGCTGCTCGCCACGGTGCGGGAGCGGACCCGGCGGCAGGAGGCGATCTGGCCGGAGCTGGGTGTGCTCACCGCGCAGCGGGCGCACGGGAAACTGGCCGGGCTGATCCACCAGAAGGGGTTCGAGAAGGGCTACCGGCTGGTCCGGCCCCGGGTGATGTGGCGCATCGTCCGGCAGCACGTGCTCCCGAAGCTGGACCTGGCGCGGACCCGCCGGGTGGTGGTGGCCGGCACCAACGGCCTCACGGTCGGCTGGCAGCTCGCTCGTCGGCACCCGGAGATCACCGTCACCACCTCGCTTTCCGGCTTCGAGGAGACCGGGGCCTGA